The following coding sequences lie in one Listeria ivanovii subsp. londoniensis genomic window:
- a CDS encoding Mrp/NBP35 family ATP-binding protein — translation MLNEQQITRLLYRLQDPVLEADLEETEGVLEVQVIEETANIKIALADPAIETDHFVHNIEELLTQFGVKEINIELEYLPAAVIDRIFQTRDNILSENSQTKFLAIASGKGGVGKSTVAVNLASAIANQGKKVGLLDADIYGFSIPVLLGITESPRKENGQIIPVETNGIQMISMDFFVEPGEPVIWRGPMLGKMIKMFLEEVRWGELDYLLIDLPPGTGDVALDIHTLIPKCNELIVTTPHYAAASVASRAGYMAMKNNHKIIGVIENMSYFKHDDGKELKIFGQGGGEKVAADLETELLIQLPIEQPEINENGYISAVYGEASDAGKAYKSLAQKIIPYLL, via the coding sequence ATGCTTAACGAACAACAAATCACGAGATTATTATATCGGCTACAAGATCCTGTTTTAGAAGCCGATTTGGAAGAAACAGAAGGTGTTTTAGAAGTACAAGTAATAGAAGAAACAGCTAATATAAAAATTGCTTTAGCAGATCCGGCAATTGAAACAGATCATTTTGTTCATAATATAGAAGAACTTCTTACGCAATTCGGAGTAAAAGAAATCAATATTGAACTAGAATATCTACCAGCAGCAGTAATAGACCGCATTTTTCAAACAAGAGACAATATCCTTTCCGAAAACAGTCAAACAAAATTTTTGGCAATTGCAAGTGGAAAAGGTGGTGTAGGAAAATCAACTGTTGCTGTAAATCTGGCTAGCGCTATTGCAAATCAAGGCAAGAAAGTTGGTTTGCTAGATGCAGATATTTATGGATTCAGTATCCCTGTGCTACTAGGAATAACTGAATCGCCTCGCAAAGAAAATGGACAGATTATTCCTGTAGAAACCAATGGTATCCAAATGATTTCAATGGATTTCTTTGTGGAGCCGGGAGAACCTGTAATATGGCGAGGTCCAATGTTAGGGAAAATGATTAAAATGTTTTTAGAAGAAGTGAGATGGGGAGAATTAGATTACTTACTTATCGATTTACCGCCAGGAACTGGTGATGTCGCGTTAGATATTCACACTCTAATTCCGAAATGTAATGAACTTATTGTTACAACTCCGCATTATGCCGCCGCATCTGTAGCATCACGTGCTGGTTACATGGCAATGAAAAATAACCACAAAATTATCGGAGTAATAGAGAACATGTCTTACTTTAAACATGATGATGGAAAAGAATTAAAGATATTTGGACAAGGCGGCGGAGAGAAAGTGGCAGCCGACTTAGAAACTGAACTTTTAATTCAACTGCCAATAGAACAACCAGAAATTAACGAAAACGGCTATATATCAGCTGTTTATGGTGAAGCTAGCGATGCTGGTAAAGCCTATAAATCATTAGCTCAAAAAATAATTCCGTATTTATTATAA
- a CDS encoding GW domain-containing glycosaminoglycan-binding protein, which translates to MDKKFMKSGIIILIVAFIVVSMNVGAETGDNQVSQVELSSQQQAFINGVLPAAQDGLRNGKLLASVTLAQAILESNWGESGLSKNSNNLFGIKGAYNGKSVSMRTMEATGATTANFRVYPSWQESIKDHTDLITHNARYKDAVGETDYRKALQAIKDGGYATDPEYVNKLATIIERYNLTQYDIVYDKIESHNKIAAIGKVAPNKTQEIIWTTPYNTAKSEKIDTLANYENHNLEVSWEAKNKKGHWYFIRENNKDIGWINSNALTLSYHQQEEENVNLTKYVDDLNGHIYRLPSPEKQFDKGTIASYDRKALHANKKITRDGYAWLKLSVGNTEIGWVRADKLNDRLYDRITEQSVYNGYAKIKTPATENVWTNPYNTKNAEKVAPLSDYATDKLELVTRAKVGNMLWYQFKVDGQLVGWTSEKDLSIIYTPESEKPITQVAYVKTPEAIVYSKPVETTNTKLKEVGYYYGKLLLVDKEATILSEKWLHLKDNDSSIGWIKATDLQS; encoded by the coding sequence GTGGATAAAAAGTTTATGAAATCAGGGATTATTATACTCATTGTGGCATTTATTGTAGTTTCAATGAATGTTGGAGCAGAAACGGGTGATAATCAGGTTTCTCAAGTTGAGTTAAGTTCGCAGCAACAAGCATTTATTAATGGAGTTTTACCCGCTGCTCAAGATGGTCTACGTAACGGAAAGCTTTTAGCCAGTGTAACGCTTGCTCAAGCTATATTGGAATCTAATTGGGGTGAAAGTGGTTTAAGCAAAAACTCAAATAATTTATTTGGTATTAAAGGTGCATATAATGGGAAATCAGTTTCGATGCGTACGATGGAAGCGACCGGGGCAACAACTGCGAATTTCCGTGTTTATCCTAGTTGGCAAGAATCCATTAAAGACCATACTGATTTAATTACGCATAACGCACGCTATAAAGACGCAGTCGGCGAAACAGATTACCGCAAAGCGTTACAAGCAATTAAAGATGGTGGTTATGCGACTGATCCAGAATATGTAAACAAATTAGCCACCATAATTGAACGTTATAATCTAACGCAATACGATATTGTTTATGATAAAATTGAATCGCATAACAAAATTGCCGCAATCGGAAAAGTAGCGCCAAATAAAACACAAGAAATCATTTGGACCACTCCATATAACACTGCAAAATCAGAAAAAATTGATACACTGGCAAACTACGAAAATCATAACCTCGAAGTTTCTTGGGAAGCTAAGAACAAGAAAGGCCATTGGTACTTCATCCGCGAGAACAACAAAGATATTGGTTGGATAAATAGCAATGCACTTACGCTTAGTTATCATCAACAAGAAGAGGAAAACGTGAATTTAACTAAATATGTGGATGATTTAAACGGTCACATTTATCGCTTGCCTTCCCCAGAAAAACAGTTTGATAAAGGCACCATTGCAAGCTATGATCGAAAGGCACTTCACGCAAACAAAAAGATTACTCGTGACGGCTATGCTTGGTTAAAACTTTCAGTAGGCAACACCGAAATCGGTTGGGTTCGTGCTGATAAGTTGAACGACCGTCTGTATGATCGAATTACTGAACAAAGCGTCTATAATGGCTACGCTAAAATTAAAACTCCTGCAACAGAAAATGTTTGGACAAATCCATACAACACAAAAAATGCAGAAAAAGTAGCTCCACTTAGTGATTATGCGACAGATAAACTAGAACTTGTTACTCGCGCTAAAGTCGGCAATATGCTTTGGTACCAATTTAAAGTTGATGGGCAACTAGTTGGTTGGACAAGCGAAAAAGATTTATCGATTATTTATACTCCCGAATCAGAAAAACCAATAACTCAAGTTGCTTATGTAAAAACTCCAGAAGCTATTGTCTATAGCAAACCTGTTGAAACGACTAACACAAAGCTGAAAGAAGTTGGTTACTACTATGGAAAATTACTATTAGTTGATAAAGAGGCGACGATTCTCAGTGAAAAATGGTTACATCTCAAAGATAATGACAGTTCTATCGGCTGGATCAAAGCAACGGACCTTCAAAGCTAA
- a CDS encoding alcohol dehydrogenase catalytic domain-containing protein, which translates to MKAAVVYEAGGTEKLVYQDIVMPEMKKSWSLVKVKGFGINHSEIFTREGKSPSVKFPRILGIECVGVIEKTTDAKSLPIGQKVVSIMGEMGRAFDGSYAEYILLPNEQIYPVETNLSWTELATIPETYYTAYGSMQNLQLLETDTVLVRGTTSGVGIAFLNLVKAKFPNLVLDGTSRNMAKNKSLLAAGFSDVVMDLNGELQTDNAYTKIFELIGPATIKDSFHHLKERGILCSTGQLGEKWYLEAFDPIIDLQKNSYLTSFYSGNVDGGKLNELLRFIIEFNIEIKPEKIFKLDEIQEAHEYLQSKHSFGKIIVLV; encoded by the coding sequence ATGAAAGCTGCAGTGGTTTACGAAGCGGGAGGGACGGAAAAGCTTGTCTATCAAGATATAGTGATGCCGGAGATGAAAAAAAGTTGGTCATTAGTTAAAGTTAAGGGGTTTGGGATAAATCATTCTGAAATATTTACAAGAGAAGGTAAGTCCCCCTCAGTGAAGTTCCCGCGTATTTTAGGAATTGAATGTGTAGGCGTGATTGAAAAAACGACGGATGCTAAATCATTACCAATTGGTCAAAAAGTAGTCTCCATTATGGGAGAAATGGGACGCGCATTTGACGGAAGCTATGCAGAATACATATTGCTACCAAATGAACAAATCTATCCCGTTGAAACAAACCTTTCTTGGACGGAGTTAGCTACAATTCCAGAAACTTATTACACTGCATATGGATCGATGCAAAACTTACAACTGCTGGAAACGGATACTGTGCTTGTTCGTGGTACTACAAGCGGGGTAGGAATTGCCTTTTTAAACTTGGTAAAAGCTAAATTTCCAAATCTTGTGTTAGATGGAACAAGTCGGAATATGGCAAAAAATAAATCGTTGTTAGCAGCGGGATTCAGTGATGTGGTAATGGATCTGAATGGAGAATTACAAACAGATAATGCTTATACTAAGATTTTCGAGCTAATTGGCCCGGCGACAATTAAAGATAGTTTTCATCATTTGAAAGAGCGGGGTATATTATGTAGCACAGGACAACTTGGTGAGAAATGGTATTTAGAAGCATTTGACCCGATTATAGATTTACAGAAAAATAGTTATTTAACGAGTTTTTATTCTGGAAATGTAGATGGGGGAAAATTAAATGAATTACTTAGATTTATTATTGAATTTAATATTGAAATAAAACCGGAAAAGATTTTTAAGTTAGACGAGATTCAAGAAGCACATGAGTATTTACAAAGTAAGCATAGTTTTGGCAAAATAATTGTACTTGTTTAA
- a CDS encoding DUF6440 family protein, with protein MAEERFKKIYTQGKLNITEILVDQQTGVQYIFHLSGYAGGMTPLLDKDGKPYIADLDKFDS; from the coding sequence TTGGCAGAAGAACGGTTTAAAAAAATATATACACAAGGAAAATTAAATATTACAGAAATTTTGGTTGATCAACAAACAGGAGTGCAATATATTTTTCATCTTTCTGGTTATGCGGGTGGAATGACACCACTTTTAGATAAAGACGGGAAACCCTACATAGCAGACCTAGATAAATTCGACTCATGA
- the rpsI gene encoding 30S ribosomal protein S9, producing MTQVQYYGTGRRKSSVARVRLVPGDGKIVINNRDWEDYIPFAALREVIKQPLVATETLGNYDVLVNVHGGGYTGQAGAIRHGVARALLQVAPEYRPALKSAGLLTRDPRMKERKKYGLKGARRAPQFSKR from the coding sequence GTGACTCAAGTACAATATTACGGAACTGGTCGTCGTAAAAGCTCTGTAGCTCGTGTACGTTTAGTACCAGGCGACGGCAAAATCGTTATTAACAATAGAGACTGGGAAGATTATATCCCATTTGCAGCTCTTCGTGAAGTTATCAAACAACCTTTAGTAGCTACAGAAACTTTAGGTAACTATGATGTACTAGTAAACGTTCACGGTGGTGGTTACACTGGTCAAGCTGGTGCTATCCGTCATGGTGTAGCTCGTGCACTATTACAAGTGGCACCTGAGTACCGCCCAGCGCTTAAATCTGCTGGTCTACTTACTCGTGACCCACGTATGAAAGAACGTAAAAAATACGGACTTAAAGGCGCGCGTCGTGCACCTCAGTTCTCAAAACGTTAA